The following coding sequences are from one Macaca mulatta isolate MMU2019108-1 chromosome 7, T2T-MMU8v2.0, whole genome shotgun sequence window:
- the SUPT16H gene encoding FACT complex subunit SPT16 produces MAVTLDKDAYYRRVKRLYSNWRKGEDEYANVDAIVVSVGVDEEIVYAKSTALQTWLFGYELTDTIMVFCDDKIIFMASKKKVEFLKQIANTKGNENANGAPAITLLIREKNESNKSSFDKMIEAIKESKNGKKIGVFSKDKFPGEFMKSWNDCLNKEGFDKIDISAVVAYTIAVKEDGELNLMKKAASITSEVFNKFFKERVMEIVDADEKVRHSKLAESVEKAIEEKKYLAGADPSTVEMCYPPIIQSGGNYNLKFSVVSDKNHMHFGAITCAMGIRFKSYCSNLVRTLMVDPSQEVQENYNFLLQLQEELLKELRHGVKICDVYNAVMDVVKKQKPELLNKITKNLGFGMGIEFREGSLVINSKNQYKLKKGMVFSINLGFSDLTNKEGKKPEEKTYALFIGDTVLVDEDGPATVLTSVKKKVKNVGIFLKNEDEEEEEEEKDEAEDLLGRGSRAALLTERTRNEMTAEEKRRAHQKELAAQLNEEAKRRLTEQKGEQQIQKARKSNVSYKNPSLMPKEPHIREMKIYIDKKYETVIMPVFGIATPFHIATIKNISMSVEGDYTYLRINFYCPGSALGRNEGNIFPNPEATFVKEITYRASNIKAPGEQTVPALNLQNAFRIIKEVQKRYKTREAEEKEKEGIVKQDSLVINLNRSNPKLKDLYIRPNIAQKRMQGSLEAHVNGFRFTSVRGDKVDILYNNIKHALFQPCDGEMIIVLHFHLKNAIMFGKKRHTDVQFYTEVGEITTDLGKHQHMHDRDDLYAEQMEREMRHKLKTAFKNFIEKVEALTKEELEFEVPFRDLGFNGAPYRSTCLLQPTSSALVNATEWPPFVVTLDEVELIHFERVQFHLKNFDMVIVYKDYSKKVTMINAIPVASLDPIKEWLNSCDLKYTEGVQSLNWTKIMKTIVDDPEGFFEQGGWSFLEPEGEGSDAEEGDSESEIEDETFNPSEDDYEEEEEDSDEDYSSEAEESDYSKESLGSEEESGKDWDELEEEARKADRESRYEEEEEQSRSMSRKRKASVHSSGRGSNRGSRHSSAPPKKKRK; encoded by the exons ATGGCTGTGACTCTGGACAAAGACGCTTATTATCGGCGAGTGAAGAGACTGTACAGCAATTGGCGG AAAGGAGAAGATGAGTATGCCAACGTTGATGCCATTGTTGTATCAGTGGGTGTTGATGAAGAAATTGTTTATGCCAAATCAACTGCCTTACAG ACGTGGCTCTTTGGTTATGAACTAACTGATACTATCATGGTCTTTTGTGATGACAAGATCATCTTTATGGCCAGCAAGAAAAAAGTGGAGTTCTTGAAACAGATTGCCAACACTAAGGGCAATGAGAATGCTAATGGAGCCCCTGCCATCACACTGCTAATACGAGAAAAG AATGAAAGTAATAAGAGTAGCTTTGACAAAATGATTGAAGCCATTAAAGAAAGCAAGAATGGAAAGAAGATTGGAGTGTTCAGCAAAGACAAATTCCCTGGAGAGTTCATGAAGAGCTGGAATGACTGCCTCAACAAAGAAGGCTTTGACAAA ATAGATATCAGTGCAGTTGTGGCATATACCATCGCTGTAAAGGAGGATGGGGAGCTCAACCTAATGAAGAAAGCAGCCAGCATCACTTCTGAAGTCTTCAACAAATTCTTCAAGGAAAGAGTCATGGAAATAGTTGATGCAGATGAG AAAGTTCGACACAGCAAACTGGCTGAGTCTGTGGAAAAGGCCATTGAAGAGAAAAAATACCTTGCTGGGGCAGACCCTTCTACTGTGGAAATGTGTTACCCTCCTATCATTCAGAGTGGTGGCAACTATAATCTCAAGTTCAGTGTGGTGAG TGACAAGAATCATATGCATTTTGGGGCCATCACTTGTGCCATGGGTATTCGCTTCAAGTCTTACTGCTCCAACCTTGTTCGCACTTTGATGGTTGATCCTTCTCAGGAAGTTCAAGAAAATTACAACTTTTTACTCCAGCTTCAAGAGGAGCTGCTGAAGGAATTAAGACATG GTGTGAAGATATGTGACGTATATAACGCTGTCATGGATGTGGTTAAAAAGCAGAAGCCAGAGCTGCTGAACAAAATTACCAAAAACCTAGG atttgggatgggAATTGAATTCCGTGAAGGCTCCCTAGTAATCAATAGTAAAAATCAATACAAACTGAAGAAAG GAATGGTTTTCAGCATCAATTTAGGATTCTCAGACCTGACTAACAAGGAGGGGAAAAAGCCAGAAGAGAAAACCTATGCCCTGTTTATTGGTGACACAGTGCTTGTGGATGAG GATGGCCCAGCTACTGTTCTCACTTCTGTGAAGAAGAAAGTGAAGAATGTGGGGATTTTCCTAAAG AatgaagatgaggaagaagaggaggaggagaaagatgaGGCAGAGGACCTTTTGGGAAGAGGTTCTCGGGCAGCATTACTTACAGAAAGAACAAGA AATGAAATGACTGCAGAAGAGAAGCGAAGAGCACATCAGAAAGAACTAGCGGCTCAACTCAATGAAGAAGCAAAGAGACGACTGACTGAACAAAAGGGAGAACAGCAGATTCAGAA AGCTCGCAAATCTAATGTGTCCTATAAAAACCCATCTCTGATGCCTAAGGAACCACATATTCGGGAAATGAAGATCTACATCGATAAGAAATATGAGACTGTAATAATGCCCGTGTTTGGCATTGCAACACCTTTTCACATTGCCACAATCAAG AATATAAGTATGTCCGTGGAAGGAGATTATACTTACTTGCGAATCAACTTTTATTGCCCGGGCAGTGCTCTGGGCAGGAATGAAGGCAACATCTTTCCTAACCCTGAAGCGACCTTTGTCAAGGAAAT TACATACCGCGCATCAAATATTAAGGCACCTGGGGAACAGACAGTACCAGCCTTGAACCTTCAGAATGCTTTCCGAATTATTAAAGAAGTACAGAAACGTTATAAAACTCGAGAAgctgaagagaaagagaaggag GGCATTGTAAAACAAGACTCACTGGTGATCAATCTAAACCGGAGTAATCCCAAACTGAAAGATCTATACATTCGCCCAAATATTGCCCAAAAGAGGATGCAAGGCTCACTGGAGGCCCATGTCAATG GCTTTCGCTTCACATCTGTTCGAGGAGACAAGGTGGATATTTTGTACAATAATATTAAGCATGCTTTGTTCCAGCCCTGCGATGGAGAAATGATTATTGTTTTGCACTTTCACCTCAAG AATGCCATCATGTTTGGGAAGAAGCGGCACACGGATGTGCAGTTCTACACAGAAGTGGGAGAGATAACCACGGACTTGGGGAAACATCAGCATATGCATGACCGAGATGACCTCTATGCTGAGCAG atgGAACGAGAAATGAGGCACAAACTGAAAACAGcctttaaaaatttcattgaGAAAGTAGAGGCTCTAACTAAGGAGGAACTGGAATTTGAAGTGCCTTTTAGGGACTTGGG ATTTAATGGAGCTCCCTATAGGAGTACCTGCCTCCTTCAACCCACTAGTAGTGCGCTGGTAAATGCTACGGAATGG CCACCTTTTGTGGTGACATTGGATGAAGTAGAGCTGATTCACTTTGAGCGGGTCCAGTTTCACCTGAAGAACTTTGATATGGTAATTGTCTACAAGGACTACAGCAAGAAAGTGACCATGATCAATGCCATTCCTGTAGCCTCTCTTGACCCCATCAAGGAATGGTTGAA TTCCTGTGACCTGAAGTACACAGAAGGAGTACAGTCCCTCAACTGGACTAAAATCATGAAGACCATTGTTGATGACCCTGAGGGCTTCTTCGAACAAGGTGGCTGGTCCTTCCTGGAGCCTGAGGGTGAG GGGAGTGATGCTGAAGAAGGGGATTCAGAGTCTGAAATTGAAGATGAGACTTTTAATCCTTCAGAAGATGActatgaagaggaagaggaggacagTGATGAAGATTATTCATCAGAAGCAGAAGAGTCAG ACTATTCTAAGGAGTCATTGGGTAGTGAAGAAGAGAGTGGAAAGGATTGGGATGAACTGGAGGAAGAAGCCcgaaaag CGGACCGAGAAAGTCGTTACGAGGAAGAAGAAGAACAGAGTCGGAGTATGAGCCGGAAGAGGAAGGCATCTGTGCACAGTTCAGGCCGTGGCTCTAACCGTGGTTCCAGACACAGCTCTGCACCCcccaagaaaaagaggaagtaa